Part of the Halopenitus persicus genome is shown below.
CCGTCGATACTGAACCGGAACGTCACGTCGTCGGCGGCGACGTTCCCCGCGTCGTCGTGGACGTGGGCCGATGTCTCCTCGGAATCCGACGCGACGGACACCCGGATCGAGTCACGCATCTCCCATTATTTTTGGCCTACCTAAAAAATGTCTTTCGGATCCGTGGATCGGCGGCCGAACCCGACATCGTTTTAGGCCTGGCTAAAATCAGTTAGGACATGACGGATGCCGACGTCGACGTCGACCTCGAGATCGAGGTCGAAATCGAACCGGACGAGTTCGAACTCGAGGTCGGCGATCGACGCGAGGTCGAGGGGCAACTCGACGCTGACGGCCTCACCATCGAAGTCGAGGCGGAGATCGAAGTCGAGGGAGAACACGACGACCGCTGAGGGAGGGGCGTTACTCCGAGAAGGTGACCGTCGTGTCCGTGGCGATCCAGGCGTCGGTGTTGCCCGGTTCGGTCAGGACGGTTCGCTCGGAGTGAATCTCGTAGACGTTCAGTTCGGGGGTTTCATCGGGGGATTCGTCTCCGGTTGGTTCAGTACGGGCGTCGGACGCCGGCGTCTGACTACGAGACGTCGTCATTGAGATTGTTTAGGCAAACCTAAACCAAAAAGGTTTGGATGTGTTGGTTACGGTGGCTTGGTCACTGGTTGTTCGCGGGCGTCGTTCCCGAGTCCGCGAATACGACCGAAACGCACCCTCACTTGGGGAGACGCCGAACCGACCCATTCGTATCGCGGTATGTGATTCATACGGCCCGTGCGGGTCACGTCGGGAGCGACTCCGGCACCCACAGATCGCTCACGGTGCGATCCGCCGCAGCACCAGTCACACCGGTTCAAGCGCCTCGGCGACCAGCTCGATCGGATGTGGGGGTTGCTCCTCGACGTCCAGGTCGGAGAGCTGGGTACGACAGGACGCACCGGGGGCGACCACCGTCTCGCCGTCGCTCGCCGTCACCTGATCGCGAAGGATCCGGCCGATCGCCATCGAGAGGTCGTGGTGTTCGGCTTCGTAACCGAACGAGCCGGCCATCCCGCAGCAGCCGGAATCGATCGGATCCACCGCGTAACCGGCACGGCGGAGCACGCCCACTGCGTGGTGGTCGGCGTTGGTGGCCTTCTGATGGCAGTGGCCGTGATACGTCAGCCTCCGGTCGGGTGCGTCGAACGCGAGCACCTCGTCGATCCGATACGCATCGATGAACTCCATCACGCTATAGGAATTGTCGGCCACGCGATCGACGGCGGGTCCCTCGAGGAGGTCGCGATACTCGTCCTGCACCATCACCGCGTCGGCGGGTTCGATGAAGAGCACGTTCGCGCCGTCGTCGACCCGGTCGGCGAGGGCGTCGACGTTGGCCCGGGCTCGGTCCCCGGCTGTGCCGAGGAACCCGGCGGAGTAGGCCGCACGGCCGGACGGCGCGAGGCCGTCGGGCATCTCGACGCGGATTCCCGCAGCCTCGAGCACCGCTATCGCCGCCCTTCCCGGGGCCGGATGGCTGTAGTTCGTATACGTGTCCGGAACGAGAACGACCGCTCCGGTCGCCGTGTCGGCATCGACGGCGGGCCCGCCCCTGGCCGCGAACCACTCGGTCAGCGTCTCCGAGCGGAACGTCGGCAGGGTACGATCCGCGGCGATCCCGAGCGTCCGCTCCAGTACTCGGCGGGCACCCGGAACTTCGGTCGCGGCGTTCGAGAGGGGCGCCAGGGCGCTCCCGACCGCCGAGAGACGATCGATATCCCGGAAGAGGCGCTCTCGAAGGCTCGACCCGCGTTCCTCGTGGTGACGGTGTTTCACCTCGGCCTTCAGCTTCGCGAGGTCGACCCCGGTCGGGCAGTCGCTCGCACAGCCCTTACAGCCGACACAGAGGTCGAGGACCTCGCCCTGGAACCGATCCGAGTGGAGCTCCTCGGGGGGAAGCTCGCCGCTTATCGCGGCCCGGAGGAGGTTGGCACGGCCGCGGGTCGACTGGACCTCCTCGCTCGAGGCCCGGTAGGTCGGGCACATCGTCCCCGAGTCGGTCTCCCGGCAGGTCGCACAGCCGTTGCACAGCTCGACGAGGTGGGAGAACCCGCCCTCCGCCGAGAAGTCGAGCGTCGTCTGCGGCTCGATCGACCGATAGCGCGGCCCGTACCGGAGGTTCTCCCGGTTGTCCGCACCCACCCCGCGTTCCGAGTCGGGGCCGGGGTCGTCGGGACCGTCACGGTAGACGACGTTGCCGGGATGGAACAGCCAGTCGGGGTCGAAGGCCGTCTTCAGCTCCTTGAACGCCGTCCAGAGGGTCTCGCCGTACATCTTCGGCGTGAACTCGGTCCGGGCCATCCCGTCGCCGTGTTCCCCGGAGAAGGCGCCGTGATGCTCCAACACCAGATCCGTGACGTCCTCGGTGATCGAGTGGAGCGTCTCGACGCCGGAGCCCGTCTTCAGGTTCAGTATCGGTCGGATGTGCAGCGTTCCCGACCCGGCGTGCGCGAAGTAGGCCGCGGTGGTGTCGTGCGCCTCGAGAATCTCCCGAAACGACTCGACGTACCCGGCGAGTTCGGCGGGCGGGACCGTCGCGTCCTCGATGAACGGGTACGGCTTCGGGTCGCCCTCGAGGCTCATCAACAGAGGAATCGCCGCCTTGCGGAGCCGCCAGAGGTCAGCCTGCGCCGACTCCTCGTACGCCTCGATCGCCTCGAACGCGTCGCCGTTCGCGACGAACCGCTCGGTGGTGGCGGCGATCGCGTCCGCGAAGTCGTCGACGAGCTCGGAGTCGTACTCGACGAGGAGCGCCGCGGCGGTCCCCTCCGGGATCGGCGCCGCGTACTCGGCGTAGCCCTCGGACTCGGCGGCCAACCGGAACACCTCCTCGTCCATCAGTTCGACCGCGCTGACGTCGTGTTCGAGCGCCTGGGGGACCGCGCGCAGGGCGTCGACCAGGTCGTCGAAGCAGTAGCAGACGAGCGCCGTCTCCGCGGGCACGGTCACGAGCGAGAGCTCGGCCTCCACGACGACGCCGAGGGTTCCCTCCGCGCCGACGAACAGCTTCGAGAGGTTGATGACCCGCTCGCCGTCCGCGCGCTCGTGGATGACCTTCTGGAGGTTGTACCCCGATACCGACCGCTTGAGGTCGGGGTAGCGTTCCTCGATCTCCGCGGCGGAATCCTCGACGAGCCCTCGCACCGTCTCGTAGATCCGTGCCTCGGCGCCGTCGCCGGAGACGATCGCCTCGTACTCGGGCGAGTCGAGAACGACCTCGCGGGCGTGGATCATCTCCCCGTTCGCGAGCACGGCCCGCAGCTCCTCGACGTACGCGTCGGTGATCCCGTACCGGACCGAGTGTGCGCCGGTCGAGTTGTTGCCGATGCCGCCACCGATGGTCGCCCGCCCGGACGACGCCGGGTCGGGCGCGAACCGGAGGCCGTGCTCCGCGAGCGCGTCGTCGAGGTGGTCCTGCACGACGCCCGGCTGCACGACAGCCCGGCGGTCGTCAGGGCGGATTGCCACGACGTCGTCCAGATGGCGGGTCATGTCCAGAACGACGCAGCCCGGACCGACGGCCTGTCCCGCGAGCGACGAACCGGTTCCGCGGGGCAACACCGGCACGTCGTGGGCGGCGGCGACCCGCACCGCGGCCTGCACGTCCGCCACGTCGGTCGGAAAGACGACGCCGGCGGGGCGCGCCTGATAAATGCTCCCGTCGGAGGCGTACAGCACCTGCGCGTACTCGTCGAACCGTACCTCGCCCGCGACCCGGTCTCGAAGGTCCGCCGCGAGCGCCGCGTGTTCGGCGACGTCCGGACGATCGTACGGAAGCGTGGTCGCCGAAGTCGCGGGATCGTACTCCGCGTGGTCGTCGGCCGCTATGTCGTCCGCGTGGTCGTCGGCCGCTATGTCGTCCGCGTGATCGTCGACCGCCATACCCGAATACCGTCCGGGAACCGGTTAAATGTGTGAGTCGATACCGCGATCCATAGTGCCGGATGGCTATCACTGATATCGTGGACGACCACTACCGGCATCGTGAGCGACCACTACCGGCATCGTGGACGGCCACTACCGGCATCGTGGACGATATCACATCCGACCCGTCCGCGTCCGGGGTTCGATCTCACTTCCATTTATATACCTTCTCACGGAGAGTCGTGCCTCATTTATATATCCCGTCGAACGATCCTCGCCGCGTTTATATATCGTACCGGAGTGACGTGCGACATGCGCCAGGCACGCCTGCTCACGCCGGACGGGCCGGTCGCGGGACGGTACGAGGACGGGACGATACACGCCGCCGACGGCGTCTACGAGGTGGGCGTCGACGGCCGACTCCTGCCGCCGTGTGAGCCCTCGGCACTCTACTGCGTGGGGCGAAACTACGCGGAGACGCTCGACCAGATGGCCTACGAGCGGCCGGCGGAACCCGACTTCTTCATCAAGCCGCCGACGAGCCTGCTCGGCCACGGGCAGCCGATCCCGGCGCCCGACTGGACCGATGAGCTGACCTACGCCGGCGAGCTCGTCGCGGTCATCGACCGGCGGTGTCGCGCACTCGATCCGGCCGACGTCCCTGAGGTCGTCCGGGGCTACACGATCCTGAACGACGTCGACGCGCTCGACCAGGTCGGACGGACGGCTCGGAAGGCCTTCGACGGCTCGGCGCCGCTGGGCCCGTGGATCGAGACCGACCTCGCGGACCCGACCGACGTCGAGATGGAGACGATCGTCGCCGGCGAGCGACGCCAGTCGGCCAACACCGAGCTGATGCTGTTCGACCCGTTCGAGCTCGTCGCACACCTCTCCCAGCGGTTCACGCTGCGTCCCGGCGACTGCATCGCGTTCGGCAGCCCGGCGAATCCCGGCCTGATCGAACCCGGCGACACGGTCTCGATCACCTACGAGGGCGTCGGGACGCTCGAGAACGCCGTGGCCGAGGTCAGGTTTCCCTAGCGGATCGCGCCCGAGACGAGATGGCCCTCGCCGAGGCCGGCGGTCCCTAGACGACCCGGTTTTCCAGCTCAGCTCCGGAATCGAGCCGCTCGACGTTCTCCGCGAGGATCTCCGCACAGCGGTCGAAGTAGTTCGGCGTGTTGCCCGCGTTGTGCGCCGTGATCGTCACGTTGTCCAGGTCCCACAGGGGGTGGTCGTTCGGAAGCGGTTCCGGGTCGGTGACGTCGAGCGCGGCGGCACGGATCTCGTCGTGTCGGAGCGCCTCGAGCAGCGCGTCCGTCTCGACGACGCCGCCGCGCGCGATGTTCACGAGGATCCCATGCGTCGGCATCGACGTCAACAGCTCCGCGTCGACGAGCCCCGCGGTCGTCTCGGTGAGCGGGCACGCAAGCACCACGTGGTCCGCCGCGGCGACGGCTGCGTGCACGTCATCGAAACCGTACACCTCGTCGGTCGGGCCGCCCTTCTCGGGCGTATACCGGACGCCGAGCGTCTCGACGCCGAAGGCGTCCAGCCGCTCCGCGATCCCGGTTCCGATCGCGCCGAGGCCGACGATCGCCACCGTCGATCCCTGGAGCTCGAGCACCGGATGCGTCTGCCAGGCCCCGCGCTGCTTGTTGTCCCACGCCCGCGGGAACTGCCTCGCGTGGGCGATCAGGCTCCCGATCACGTATTCGGAGATGTTCGGCACGTGAACGCCGGAGGCGTTCGTCACCGCGACGCCGTGGTCCTCGAACGCCTCGAGCTCGAGGTGGCCGGTGCCGGCGTAGACCCCGGCGAACAGCTCGAGGTTCCCCGCGGCCGCGAGCTGGTCGCGGTCCAGCTCGAAGCCGGTCGCGACGCGGGCGGTGCGGAGGAACTCGCGCTGTTCGTCGGGCGTCGCGGGGTGGACGATCTCCTTCCCGGGAAGCTTCTCCCGAAGGATCTCGGCGTAGTCCGCTCCGTCCTGTCCGTGGAGCTTCTGCCGCAGGACCAACACGTCCGGGCCGGAGGAATCGACATCTGGATCGGACGAATCAACGTCTGGGTCGGACATACGCCCTCGTTCTGCCACCGACCGCATAACAGTTAGTGGTACGTCGAGCGCGTCACCGCTCGAACCGGTCGCGCTCCGCCGCCACGACGGCGCCGCCGTACCGATCCAGCAGCGTCCCGAGCGCGGCCCCGAGCGCGCGCAGACACTGTCGGGTCGACTCGTAGCCGAGTTCGTCGGCCACCTCCCCCCGCGGCTGACTCTGAAGCACCACGCGGATCAGCAGCCGAACCTCCCGGTCCGTGAGGTTGCCACCCGAGACGTCCCGGTCGAGCAGGGCGGCGAACGCGAGGTCGCGAGCCGCTCCCGGTACCACCTCGTACCCGCCGGGGCCGTCCGCGGCGGCGACCAGCGCGCGCCAGTCCCGATCGGTGAGGGACAACCACTCACCGCCGTCGACCGGACACGCCGCGATCGTCGCGGCGGCGACGTCGGGATCGAGATCGCGAAGGGCGTCCGAGAGCCCGTCCCGGAGCCGGTCCCGAAGCGCGGCGGCGTGCCGGTCCCGCAGCCGCTCGCCCGCCGCGCTTGTCGGACGGATCATCACCGCCGAGCGCTCGCCGGAGGCGTCGTTGCGCGTCGTCGAGACGTGGACCGTTCCGTAGCCTGCGCGCTGCCAGAAGCGAACCAGATCCGGCGTCGCGCCGTAGCTGACGCTGAAATAGTCGACCGCGGAGTCGCCAGCTCCGTTCCCCGTGAACTCGTCGTGGATTCGGCCCAGAAGGTGACTCCCGAGTCCACGCCGCCGGAGGGCCGGATGGGTCGCGATCCGCATCGTCCGGATCCCGACCGGCTGGCCGGCGTCCTCGTCACGCAACTGGCTCGTGAGCACGTCTGGGACCATGTTCCCCCGGACGCGCTCGCCCTCGTACATCGCCGCCCGGCGGTCGGCGGACAGTCCGCCCTCCCGAGCAAGCAGCGCCACGGCGATCACGTGGCCTCGCGCCGTCAGCGCGCGCACCGAGAGGTTCGGCGCGTCGAGCAGCCGGGCCAGGTCGTTCGGTTCGGTCCGGTAGTGTGCGAACACGAGGAGGCCGAACGTCTCCGCGAGCAGCCGTTCGTCGGCGAGCAGGTCGTCCGTGGTCAGCCGCCGATAGGTGACCGCCGGGTTCGCTACGGAGTCGTCGTTCGCGGGCACGCCGTCCGCACGGACGTCCGCAACTGCCTCCGCGACCACCGGGGCGGCGTCGAGCAACAGCGCGCGGAACGCCCAGCGCTCGATGGGGTCGTGGCGTGCGTACCGGATCGGCTGGTCGAGCCGGATCTCCCGGAGTTCCCGCCCGGTCTCGCCCGCGTCGGCCCGAAGCCGATCCAGAAAGCGTACCGAAAACCCGCGGCCTGCCCCCTCATAGCCGTGGATCGTGGTGCAGAAGGCGACCGACTCGGCCGCAAGCAGCGCCTCCAGCGTGGCGACCGGCAGCGCCGCCGCCTCGTCGACGATGAGAACGTCCGCCTCATCACTGCCGGCACGTTCCGCAGCGGCGGGCGGGCGAACGTAGTCGACCGATCCGCCGGTTCCGGTCTCGATCCGACGGCCGTCCTCGTCGGCGGCGTCGACGGTGCCGACGGTTCGGATCGCGTTCCGCGCCGAGAGCACCTCACGAACCCGGTCGAACAGCGGCCCGACGGCGTCGATGGACGGCGCGGTGACGCGAACGTCCGTCCCCTCCAGGGCGAACGCCGCCGCGGCGAGCCCGGCAGCGCTCGACTTCCCGCGCCCCCGGTCGGACTCGACCACGACCGACGCGGACCCCGGTCCGCGAAGGGATTCGAACGCGCGGACCGCCCGAACCTGGTCCCGCGTCCGGCAGGCCGCGTAGACGGCGTCCGGGAACGCGGATCCCGCGGGGGCAGCGAACGTTCGATCCTCGGATCGATCCCGTGACCGTTCAGACCGGTCCGTGGTCCGTTCCGAAGGGTCGACGAGGCCAGGATCGCGAACGACGGCGGCACTGCCGTGATCAGAAGCGTCCTCGCCCCGACCGTCCTCCGCGGACGGCGCGTCCGCCACGTCGACGACCGCGATCCCCTCGTGGTCCCGGATCGTCGAGACGAGGCGCTCGCGGAACCGGCCGGTGACGTCGTCGATCCCGAACGGCGGAACCGCGAGCCCCTCGTCGAACCCGTCGCGGATAGCGGGCCAGTCCGCGAGCGGCGGCGTCACGAGCACGAGGAGTCCGCCGCCGTCGACCGCACCGACGACCTGCCCGAGCGCGTTCGGCCGGAACCGTTCGTGACAGTCGAGCATCACGACGTCGCGGGTGGTCCCGAGCAGGTCGGCGGCGTGGACGGGCGCGACGCGGTCGAACCGAAACCCCTCGCGAGTCGAGACGATGGACACGTCGAGGCCGGCGTCCTCCGTCGCAGCAGCCCGCGTCTCGTTCCCCTCCAGGTCGGGATGGTCCTCGAGAGTCATCCGGTTCTCAACGTCCACTCGATCCTCGACCTCCATCCGATCCCCGACGTCCACTCGATCCTCGACCTCCATCCGATCCCCGACGTCCACTCGATCCTCGACCTCCATCCGATCCCCGACGTCCACCCGATCCTCGAGCGCCTCGATGGCGGTGTAGGCGGCGTCGATCCCGGCGTCGCGGTCGCCCGCCAGCACGAGTCCGCGGCGCTCGTTGGTCCGGACCGCCTCCGTGCGGAGTCGGCGCGCGAGCTCGGCGACGTCCGTGATCTCCGGCTCCGCGGCCGCGTCGCTGGTCATCGCGTCGGGATTCGTCGGGCGGCCGTATGTGGCTTTCGAGCCGGCTGATCGCGGCGGTCGGTGGCCGCACAGTCGGGAGGCTTAACGCGACGGAGCCCGTTCCCTCGGATATGTCGACCGTCACGCTCGTCGGAACGCGGCTCGCCGACGTCGGCCGGGAGTTCGTCTACCGCGGCGAGTCCGACGACTGCGAGGGCTGTCCCTACCGGGACCAGTGTCTCAACCTCTCGACGGGAACCCGCTACCGGATCACCGACGTTCGGGAGAACGCCCAGACGCTCGAGTGTGCGGTCCACGACTCCGGGGTGCGCGCGGTGGAGGTCGAACCCGCATCGGTCCCGGCGAACGTCCCCTCCAGACAGGCCTACGCCGGCAGCCGCGCCTCGCTGGCCGGGGACTGTCCGCACACCGACTGTCCCAGCCACCAGTACTGCGTCCCCGAGGGAGCCGACTTCGACGAGGAGCGAACGATCCAGCAGGTGCTGGGTGAGCCGCCGCACGATTACTGTATGCTCGACCGCGACCTCACGCTCGTCGAGTTCGCGCCCGAGGAGTGAGGATGACCGACGGAGCGGACGCAGCGACGGGGACGGACACGTGGGTGACGCCGAGCCGCTTCGTTTGGCTCGCGCTGCTCGCCGTCGGGCTGATCGTCGCCTCCTTCGTGGTCCGCGGCCTGAGTCGGCTCGTCGTGGGCTACGGGACCGCGATGGCCCTCTCGGCACCGTTTCTCGCCGCCGGCGGGCTGCTCGTGGTCGGGCTCACGCTCCGCGGGCTGCTCGACCTGCTCGGGATTATGCCGATCGACGACGCGTGACCCAGCTGGACGCGCCGAACTGCCGACCCCTCAGTCCGCCGACGGCGTCGCCAGGTACTTCTCGTTGAGCTCGTACTCGCCGTCCTCGCCCTCGACCAGGTACTCGCCGTAGTAGGGGACCCGGTTCGCGACGACCGCCTCGAACGTCTCGGCGATCTCCTCGCGGGTCATCTCCCCCATCGACCGGAGGTCGTCGTTCCGGTTGAGACAGCCCTTGAGGTAGCCCTCGTGGGTGACGCGGACGCGGCCGCAGTTGGCACAGAACGTCTCGTTCTCGACGGGGTCGACGATCTCGACCATTCCGGTGCCGCCGGCGTCCGGATGGTCCGGATCCACCGCACCATCGTCGAGGTCGACGTCGGGCGCGGTCCCGTCGTCGCTGATGTAGTAGCGCTTGCGGTCGTGCATCTCGCGGTGCTCGACGCGGTCGGCGATGTCGGCGAGCCAGTCGTGGACGCGGTCGATGTCGATGTTCCACTCCGGCTTGCCGG
Proteins encoded:
- a CDS encoding DUF7331 family protein, translated to MTTSRSQTPASDARTEPTGDESPDETPELNVYEIHSERTVLTEPGNTDAWIATDTTVTFSE
- a CDS encoding FAD-binding and (Fe-S)-binding domain-containing protein, which translates into the protein MAVDDHADDIAADDHADDIAADDHAEYDPATSATTLPYDRPDVAEHAALAADLRDRVAGEVRFDEYAQVLYASDGSIYQARPAGVVFPTDVADVQAAVRVAAAHDVPVLPRGTGSSLAGQAVGPGCVVLDMTRHLDDVVAIRPDDRRAVVQPGVVQDHLDDALAEHGLRFAPDPASSGRATIGGGIGNNSTGAHSVRYGITDAYVEELRAVLANGEMIHAREVVLDSPEYEAIVSGDGAEARIYETVRGLVEDSAAEIEERYPDLKRSVSGYNLQKVIHERADGERVINLSKLFVGAEGTLGVVVEAELSLVTVPAETALVCYCFDDLVDALRAVPQALEHDVSAVELMDEEVFRLAAESEGYAEYAAPIPEGTAAALLVEYDSELVDDFADAIAATTERFVANGDAFEAIEAYEESAQADLWRLRKAAIPLLMSLEGDPKPYPFIEDATVPPAELAGYVESFREILEAHDTTAAYFAHAGSGTLHIRPILNLKTGSGVETLHSITEDVTDLVLEHHGAFSGEHGDGMARTEFTPKMYGETLWTAFKELKTAFDPDWLFHPGNVVYRDGPDDPGPDSERGVGADNRENLRYGPRYRSIEPQTTLDFSAEGGFSHLVELCNGCATCRETDSGTMCPTYRASSEEVQSTRGRANLLRAAISGELPPEELHSDRFQGEVLDLCVGCKGCASDCPTGVDLAKLKAEVKHRHHEERGSSLRERLFRDIDRLSAVGSALAPLSNAATEVPGARRVLERTLGIAADRTLPTFRSETLTEWFAARGGPAVDADTATGAVVLVPDTYTNYSHPAPGRAAIAVLEAAGIRVEMPDGLAPSGRAAYSAGFLGTAGDRARANVDALADRVDDGANVLFIEPADAVMVQDEYRDLLEGPAVDRVADNSYSVMEFIDAYRIDEVLAFDAPDRRLTYHGHCHQKATNADHHAVGVLRRAGYAVDPIDSGCCGMAGSFGYEAEHHDLSMAIGRILRDQVTASDGETVVAPGASCRTQLSDLDVEEQPPHPIELVAEALEPV
- a CDS encoding fumarylacetoacetate hydrolase family protein, coding for MRQARLLTPDGPVAGRYEDGTIHAADGVYEVGVDGRLLPPCEPSALYCVGRNYAETLDQMAYERPAEPDFFIKPPTSLLGHGQPIPAPDWTDELTYAGELVAVIDRRCRALDPADVPEVVRGYTILNDVDALDQVGRTARKAFDGSAPLGPWIETDLADPTDVEMETIVAGERRQSANTELMLFDPFELVAHLSQRFTLRPGDCIAFGSPANPGLIEPGDTVSITYEGVGTLENAVAEVRFP
- a CDS encoding D-2-hydroxyacid dehydrogenase gives rise to the protein MSDPDVDSSDPDVDSSGPDVLVLRQKLHGQDGADYAEILREKLPGKEIVHPATPDEQREFLRTARVATGFELDRDQLAAAGNLELFAGVYAGTGHLELEAFEDHGVAVTNASGVHVPNISEYVIGSLIAHARQFPRAWDNKQRGAWQTHPVLELQGSTVAIVGLGAIGTGIAERLDAFGVETLGVRYTPEKGGPTDEVYGFDDVHAAVAAADHVVLACPLTETTAGLVDAELLTSMPTHGILVNIARGGVVETDALLEALRHDEIRAAALDVTDPEPLPNDHPLWDLDNVTITAHNAGNTPNYFDRCAEILAENVERLDSGAELENRVV
- the tmcA gene encoding tRNA(Met) cytidine acetyltransferase TmcA, giving the protein MTSDAAAEPEITDVAELARRLRTEAVRTNERRGLVLAGDRDAGIDAAYTAIEALEDRVDVGDRMEVEDRVDVGDRMEVEDRVDVGDRMEVEDRVDVENRMTLEDHPDLEGNETRAAATEDAGLDVSIVSTREGFRFDRVAPVHAADLLGTTRDVVMLDCHERFRPNALGQVVGAVDGGGLLVLVTPPLADWPAIRDGFDEGLAVPPFGIDDVTGRFRERLVSTIRDHEGIAVVDVADAPSAEDGRGEDASDHGSAAVVRDPGLVDPSERTTDRSERSRDRSEDRTFAAPAGSAFPDAVYAACRTRDQVRAVRAFESLRGPGSASVVVESDRGRGKSSAAGLAAAAFALEGTDVRVTAPSIDAVGPLFDRVREVLSARNAIRTVGTVDAADEDGRRIETGTGGSVDYVRPPAAAERAGSDEADVLIVDEAAALPVATLEALLAAESVAFCTTIHGYEGAGRGFSVRFLDRLRADAGETGRELREIRLDQPIRYARHDPIERWAFRALLLDAAPVVAEAVADVRADGVPANDDSVANPAVTYRRLTTDDLLADERLLAETFGLLVFAHYRTEPNDLARLLDAPNLSVRALTARGHVIAVALLAREGGLSADRRAAMYEGERVRGNMVPDVLTSQLRDEDAGQPVGIRTMRIATHPALRRRGLGSHLLGRIHDEFTGNGAGDSAVDYFSVSYGATPDLVRFWQRAGYGTVHVSTTRNDASGERSAVMIRPTSAAGERLRDRHAAALRDRLRDGLSDALRDLDPDVAAATIAACPVDGGEWLSLTDRDWRALVAAADGPGGYEVVPGAARDLAFAALLDRDVSGGNLTDREVRLLIRVVLQSQPRGEVADELGYESTRQCLRALGAALGTLLDRYGGAVVAAERDRFER
- a CDS encoding UPF0179 family protein — protein: MSTVTLVGTRLADVGREFVYRGESDDCEGCPYRDQCLNLSTGTRYRITDVRENAQTLECAVHDSGVRAVEVEPASVPANVPSRQAYAGSRASLAGDCPHTDCPSHQYCVPEGADFDEERTIQQVLGEPPHDYCMLDRDLTLVEFAPEE